The sequence GCTGGGTCTTGCTGACCGCGACCAGCCTGACGCCCTCGGGATCGCGCCCGGCGGCGCGGGCGGCCCGGGCCATGCGGTCCAGGATCTCGGTGAGCGGGGCGTAGGGGGCGGGCGTCGTCATCGTGAGCGTGCATACAAGACTTTCCCCCCTGGCCGCCACAGCGCGTCTGCTGTCACGGCGTGCGAACCCCGGGCTGCCGGGGCTGTGGTTCGTCACCGATCCGGCGCGGACGCCCGATCCTGTCGCCACGGTCGCTCAGTTGCCGCGGGGCTCGGCGGTGATCTTCCGCGCTTTCGGCGCCACTGACGCGGTGGAGCTAGGACGGGCGCTGCGCCAGGCGACGCGCAAGGCCGGGGTGCTGCTGCTGGCCGGTGCCGACTCGGCCCTGGCCCGGCGAATCGGGGCGGACGGGATTCACCTGCCGGAGCGGCTGGCGCACCGCGCCGGCCAGCTGAGGCGCGCGCGGCCCGGCTCGCTGGTCACCGCCGCGGCCCACGACGCGGCCGCCATCCGCAAGGCCCGGCGGGCCGGCGCTCAAGCCGTGCTGGTCTCGCCGGTGTTTCCAAGCCGCAGCCCCTCGGCGGGCCGTCCCTTGGGCGTGCTGCGCTTTCAGGCCCTGGCGCGCGGCGCCGGCGTGCCGGTGGTCGCTCTCGGCGGGATCAATTCGCGCACGGCGCGGCGGCTGAAGGGGACGTGCGCGGCGGGGCTTGCTGCGGTTGAGGGGGTGACCGCCCCCTAACCCGCCCGCCTCTGCGCGTACATGGCGTGGTCGGCCTGGCCCAGGGCCTCCTCGGCGGTCATGCCGGGGTCCAGCTGGCGCACGCCATAGGTGATCTTCAGCGGCACCAGCCAGTCGCCGCAGGCCACCGGCTGGGTTTCGATCGCCGCGGCCATGGCGCCGGCGCGGGCCAGGGCGGCGCCCAGGTCGGCCTGGACCAGGATCACACCGAATTCGTCGCCGCCGATGCGGCCGATCACGTCGCCCTCGCGCACATGGGCGGCCAGGCGCTCGGCCACGCCCTTCAGCGCCTCGTCGCCCGCGGCGTGACCGAAGCGGTCGTTGACCGCCTTGAAGCCTTCCAGATCGAAATAGACCAGGCTGCAGGGGCCGCCAAAGCGTTGGCTGAACGCCAAGATCCGCTTCAGTTCGCGCAGGAAGGCGCGGCGGTTCAGGAGCGGGGTCAGGGCGTCCAGGTCGGCCAGGTCTTCGGCCTCGTTCAGCCGCGCCTTCAGCCGCCCCACCTCGCCGCGCAACTCGTCGATCTCGCTGATCAGCCGGGTCAGGGCCGCGCGCACCGCCGGGGTCAGCTCGGCCTCGACGATTCCCAGGAATGAGGCGCTGTCGGGGGCCTGCACGGCGCCCGGCATCTGCGCGGCCTCGGCCACCAGCGCCGCTCGCCGGCGCACTGCGGAGAGGGGATCAGCCCTCACGCCCAGAAGCTTCATGTGGCTTCATCCGCGCCTGGCTTTCCGTCCCCCGAGGCCGGAATCGCCAAGCTTGCCCCGAATCCTAGCTGTGATTCGGTTGCGGCCGTAAAGCGCAGCCCTATACTCCGCGCCTTTCCGCGTGGGACTGCCCAAGCTTTTCCCGGAATCACAAAGGGATGCGAGATGAACGCTGAGTCGGCGCCGGTCGCCATCATCATGGGCAGCCGCTCCGACTGGCCCACCATGAAGGCCGCCGCCGACGCGCTGGAGGCGCTGGGCGTGGCCTATCATGCCAAGGTGGTCTCGGCGCACCGCACCCCGGACCGCATGTACGCCTTCGCCAAGGGGGCCAAGGCGGCCGGCTACAAGGTGATCATCGCCGGCGCCGGCGGGGCGGCGCACCTGCCCGGCATGACCGCGTCGATGACCGAGCTGCCGGTCCTGGGCGTGCCGGTGGAGTCCAAGGCGCTGAAGGGCATGGATTCGCTGTTGTCGATCGTGCAGATGCCGGGCGGAATTCCGGTCGCCACCCTGGCGATCGGCGAGGCCGGCGCCCGCAACGCCGGACTGCTGGCTGCGCGGATCCTAGCCCTGGGCGATGCGGACCTGGCCCAGCGCGTTGCCGAGTATGCCGCCCGCCAGAGTGATATGGTGTCCGAAAGCGTCGAGGACTGAGCCTTAATGCCTGAATTTCCGCTGCCGCCCGGTTCGACCATCGGCATTCTCGGTGGCGGCCAGTTGGGCCGGATGCTGGCCTTGGCGGCCGCGCGGCTGGGCTTCGACACCCTGATCCTGTCGCCGGAGCCGGACGGCATCGCCGGGCGTGTGGCTACACACAATATCGTCGCGCCCTATGACGACCGCGACGCGCTCGAGGCCGTCGCCCAGATGGCGAGCCTTGTGACCTTCGAGTTCGAGAACGTGCCGGCCCAGGTGGTCCAGACCTTGACCGGCCTCGGCGTCGAGGTGGCGCCGGGCGCCCTGGCCCTGGCCACCGCTCAGGACCGGGTGGTGGAGAAGACCTTCCTCAATGAATGCGGCGTCCCGACCGTGGCCTTCGCCGCGGTTGACGACCTTGCGAGCCTTGCCGAGGCCATCGACCGGATCGGCGCGCCGTCGCTGCTGAAGACCCGGCGCGAGGGCTATGACGGCAAGGGCCAGACCTGGGTCGAGAGCCACGCCGACGCAGCCGCCGCCTGGGAGCGGATCGGCCGGGCCCCGGCGATCCTGGAGGCGCCCGCCGACTTCACACGCGAGCTGTCGGTGATCGCGGCCCGCAGCCGCTCGGGCGACGTCGTGGCCTATCCGGTGGGCGAGAATCACCACCAGGACGGCATCCTGCGCCGCACCCGCGCCCCGGCCGATCTGAGCAAGGCCGCTCGCGAGCAGGCCGAGACCATCGCCGCCCGGATCCTGACGCGCCTCGACTATGTCGGGGTGATGGGGGTCGA is a genomic window of Phenylobacterium montanum containing:
- a CDS encoding thiamine phosphate synthase produces the protein MSVHTRLSPLAATARLLSRRANPGLPGLWFVTDPARTPDPVATVAQLPRGSAVIFRAFGATDAVELGRALRQATRKAGVLLLAGADSALARRIGADGIHLPERLAHRAGQLRRARPGSLVTAAAHDAAAIRKARRAGAQAVLVSPVFPSRSPSAGRPLGVLRFQALARGAGVPVVALGGINSRTARRLKGTCAAGLAAVEGVTAP
- a CDS encoding GGDEF domain-containing protein is translated as MKLLGVRADPLSAVRRRAALVAEAAQMPGAVQAPDSASFLGIVEAELTPAVRAALTRLISEIDELRGEVGRLKARLNEAEDLADLDALTPLLNRRAFLRELKRILAFSQRFGGPCSLVYFDLEGFKAVNDRFGHAAGDEALKGVAERLAAHVREGDVIGRIGGDEFGVILVQADLGAALARAGAMAAAIETQPVACGDWLVPLKITYGVRQLDPGMTAEEALGQADHAMYAQRRAG
- the purE gene encoding 5-(carboxyamino)imidazole ribonucleotide mutase; the encoded protein is MNAESAPVAIIMGSRSDWPTMKAAADALEALGVAYHAKVVSAHRTPDRMYAFAKGAKAAGYKVIIAGAGGAAHLPGMTASMTELPVLGVPVESKALKGMDSLLSIVQMPGGIPVATLAIGEAGARNAGLLAARILALGDADLAQRVAEYAARQSDMVSESVED
- a CDS encoding 5-(carboxyamino)imidazole ribonucleotide synthase produces the protein MPEFPLPPGSTIGILGGGQLGRMLALAAARLGFDTLILSPEPDGIAGRVATHNIVAPYDDRDALEAVAQMASLVTFEFENVPAQVVQTLTGLGVEVAPGALALATAQDRVVEKTFLNECGVPTVAFAAVDDLASLAEAIDRIGAPSLLKTRREGYDGKGQTWVESHADAAAAWERIGRAPAILEAPADFTRELSVIAARSRSGDVVAYPVGENHHQDGILRRTRAPADLSKAAREQAETIAARILTRLDYVGVMGVELFELKDGRLVVNEFAPRVHNSGHWTLDGCEVDQFEQHIRAVAGWPLGPVTPLARVEMENLIGDEIHTWPRLAAELEARLWHYGKAEARPGRKMGHVNRLWPLKD